A genome region from Schlesneria paludicola DSM 18645 includes the following:
- the mfd gene encoding transcription-repair coupling factor: MAGIAENPISQLTDLPARLLAQPGMTDVVNLLQQGQEATIDGAWGSTTALAAVTLSEKAPGSLLVVLPHEKDVDGFKADVAAFGLSPQLFPSWAAIPKELSIIDPILASRLRVLRALESSTPPKLVITTIHALLQPVPSHSDRTVASRTMRLGEELNLEELIAWLIERGFERVTAIELPGEFCIHGGIVDIFSPDMSAPVRIELFGDEIESIRLFDVESQLKVSDLQEIDITIVSPISHDGSPDSDNATSTPLPADTAQTVLNASALESLPPSSWVVFVQLSEIVGEGKRYLDRLADPRGLLSVESTLERCARHAHVTIAPLLADTQQPTCHLQVESIERFGGAKSEALPELAKIVQQDEMVLIACHNEAARTRLAELLTEVFLGGERKGAPPEAQNPLRTAAKKAASTTNKNLVATDEPAAPPKKPAKKEIPLPPINPVASRPAMGASTGGGLKRFLRGPAKDAPKPDEQQPAEQQVGSSAEISNSTAASSTPIQAVSSDDPIKTHPFLSRIRLCIGHVAQGFRLRSEKLIVLSDNELFGRADVQRTPRRSKIESRAIDSFLDLNPGDLVVHLSHGIARFRGMEVQQKGEHTEDHLALEFGGGIKVYVPVSLIHLVQKYVGGGKASPELSKLGGTSWANKKKRVTEAVCDMASDMIKLQAERDMKPGLQCPPDSHWVQEFDAAFPYTETDDQLRAIGDLKKDMERPRPMDRLICGDVGYGKTEVAMRAAFKAVDAGRQVAILVPTTVLCEQHFRSLSERMAEFPVNIASLNRFKSAKEVRETLEGLATGTIDICIGTHRLVSKDVKFKDLGLLVIDEEQRFGVEVKELLKHLRLEVDVLTLSATPIPRTLHMSLVGVRDISNLETPPQDRQAVETRICRWDKELLRSAIVRELNRDGQIYFVHNRIYNIESIADDLRSLVPEATVDIVHGQMAEEPMEAAMMNFVQGRTNILVATTIIESGLDIPNANTIFINQANNYGLSDLHQLRGRVGRYKHRAYCYLLLDDGKTLSPQASRRLKAIEEFSELGAGFKIAMRDLEIRGAGNILGTEQSGHIASVGYELYCQLLENAVRAAKRQPLREHRHVEVNLPVTAYLPPDYIPEGRPKIEIYRKFSLVSTRELLEELKTELRDRFGPLPEPVEKMIQIRELQILAIRWQIDDIHLEPNYAVFGYRNPKKINKLARLSSVPVRVVDDREACLVLPPRLTDPEEILALLKTVLESELPTFADQSYHSD; the protein is encoded by the coding sequence ATGGCCGGAATCGCAGAGAATCCCATCTCACAATTGACCGATCTGCCAGCCCGTTTGTTGGCACAACCGGGCATGACGGACGTCGTCAACCTCCTTCAACAGGGACAGGAAGCCACAATCGACGGAGCCTGGGGGTCAACCACGGCCCTCGCCGCAGTCACTCTGAGCGAAAAGGCCCCCGGCAGCCTGCTCGTGGTTCTTCCGCATGAGAAGGATGTCGATGGATTCAAGGCGGATGTGGCCGCGTTCGGCCTTAGTCCACAGCTCTTTCCGTCGTGGGCGGCAATCCCCAAAGAGCTCAGTATTATCGATCCCATCCTCGCCAGCCGGTTACGAGTGCTGCGCGCCTTGGAATCGTCGACTCCGCCCAAACTGGTCATCACCACAATCCATGCTCTGCTTCAGCCGGTCCCCAGCCACTCGGATCGGACCGTCGCATCACGTACGATGCGTCTCGGCGAGGAGCTGAATTTAGAAGAACTGATCGCCTGGCTGATTGAACGTGGATTTGAGCGCGTCACTGCAATTGAATTGCCCGGTGAATTCTGCATCCACGGCGGCATCGTCGATATCTTTTCACCAGATATGAGTGCGCCGGTTCGCATCGAACTGTTTGGTGACGAAATCGAATCGATTCGGCTGTTCGATGTCGAATCGCAGCTCAAAGTCAGCGATCTCCAAGAGATCGATATCACAATCGTTTCCCCCATTTCTCACGATGGCAGTCCCGATTCGGACAATGCAACGAGCACTCCTTTGCCGGCCGACACCGCACAGACGGTGCTCAATGCCTCGGCCCTGGAATCGCTGCCACCATCCTCGTGGGTCGTCTTCGTCCAACTTAGTGAAATCGTTGGCGAAGGAAAGCGGTATCTCGACCGCTTGGCCGATCCGAGAGGCCTATTGAGCGTCGAATCGACACTGGAACGGTGCGCGCGACATGCCCATGTGACGATTGCCCCATTGCTGGCGGACACGCAACAGCCCACATGTCATTTGCAAGTCGAGTCGATCGAACGATTCGGCGGTGCCAAGAGTGAAGCCCTGCCTGAACTGGCAAAAATCGTCCAACAAGACGAGATGGTCTTGATCGCCTGTCATAACGAGGCCGCGCGAACACGACTGGCCGAACTCTTGACCGAAGTCTTTCTCGGCGGAGAAAGGAAGGGGGCTCCCCCGGAAGCGCAAAATCCCTTGCGTACCGCAGCCAAAAAAGCGGCAAGCACCACGAACAAGAATCTCGTTGCGACTGATGAACCTGCAGCACCTCCGAAGAAGCCTGCAAAAAAAGAGATCCCTCTGCCGCCAATCAATCCTGTCGCCAGTCGTCCGGCCATGGGCGCCAGCACGGGGGGCGGACTGAAGCGGTTCCTGCGTGGCCCCGCGAAAGACGCCCCAAAGCCTGATGAACAACAACCGGCCGAACAACAAGTTGGCTCATCGGCAGAAATCTCCAATTCAACGGCAGCGTCCTCCACGCCAATCCAGGCCGTCTCATCAGACGACCCGATCAAGACGCATCCGTTCCTTTCACGAATTCGCCTGTGCATCGGACATGTCGCGCAGGGCTTTCGATTGCGATCGGAAAAGCTGATCGTCCTGAGCGACAACGAGCTGTTCGGACGTGCCGATGTTCAACGAACGCCGCGGCGCAGCAAGATCGAATCGCGCGCGATCGACAGCTTTCTGGATCTCAACCCAGGTGATCTAGTCGTCCATCTGTCGCACGGGATTGCGCGTTTCCGCGGGATGGAGGTTCAACAGAAAGGTGAACACACCGAAGATCATCTGGCGCTCGAATTTGGCGGCGGAATCAAGGTGTATGTCCCCGTTTCGCTGATTCATCTCGTGCAGAAATATGTCGGTGGAGGCAAAGCGTCGCCCGAACTTTCAAAGCTGGGCGGCACAAGCTGGGCCAACAAGAAGAAACGTGTCACCGAAGCCGTCTGCGACATGGCCTCGGACATGATCAAGCTTCAGGCCGAACGCGACATGAAGCCGGGGCTGCAGTGTCCGCCCGATAGCCACTGGGTTCAGGAGTTCGATGCAGCCTTCCCCTACACAGAAACCGACGATCAACTGCGGGCGATTGGCGATCTGAAGAAAGATATGGAGCGCCCTCGCCCCATGGATCGCCTGATTTGTGGTGACGTCGGATACGGGAAAACCGAAGTCGCCATGCGAGCTGCCTTCAAAGCAGTGGATGCGGGACGACAAGTCGCGATTCTGGTTCCCACGACAGTCTTGTGCGAACAGCACTTCCGCAGCCTGAGCGAACGAATGGCCGAGTTTCCGGTCAATATCGCGTCGCTCAATCGGTTCAAGTCTGCGAAAGAAGTCCGCGAAACGTTGGAAGGACTGGCCACAGGAACCATCGACATTTGCATCGGCACGCATCGACTTGTCAGTAAAGATGTGAAGTTCAAAGATTTGGGGCTGCTCGTCATCGATGAAGAACAACGGTTCGGCGTAGAAGTGAAAGAACTGCTGAAACATCTACGGCTCGAAGTGGATGTGCTGACTCTGTCGGCAACGCCCATTCCGCGAACACTGCACATGTCGCTGGTGGGCGTGCGTGACATTTCCAATCTGGAAACGCCTCCTCAAGACCGGCAAGCGGTCGAGACGCGAATCTGCCGCTGGGACAAAGAGCTGCTGCGGTCTGCAATCGTGCGCGAACTCAACCGCGATGGACAGATCTATTTCGTCCACAACCGGATCTATAACATCGAGTCGATTGCAGACGACCTTCGCAGTCTCGTCCCAGAAGCCACCGTCGACATCGTGCATGGACAGATGGCGGAAGAACCGATGGAGGCGGCGATGATGAACTTTGTTCAAGGCCGCACCAACATTCTTGTCGCGACGACGATTATCGAAAGTGGGTTGGATATCCCCAATGCCAACACCATTTTTATCAATCAGGCGAATAACTACGGCCTTTCGGATCTGCATCAGTTGCGTGGACGCGTGGGACGCTATAAGCACCGGGCCTACTGTTACCTGCTTCTCGATGACGGAAAGACGTTATCACCTCAGGCATCGCGACGACTGAAGGCTATCGAAGAATTCAGTGAACTCGGTGCGGGCTTCAAGATCGCCATGCGCGATTTGGAAATCCGCGGTGCAGGGAATATTCTGGGAACGGAACAGTCAGGGCACATCGCCTCCGTCGGGTATGAACTGTACTGTCAGTTGTTGGAGAACGCCGTTCGGGCGGCAAAACGACAGCCGTTGCGCGAGCATCGGCACGTCGAAGTCAATCTTCCGGTGACGGCGTATCTTCCCCCCGACTATATCCCCGAAGGCCGACCGAAAATCGAGATCTATCGCAAGTTTTCGCTGGTCTCGACACGCGAACTACTTGAGGAACTAAAAACAGAACTCCGCGACCGATTCGGTCCGTTGCCTGAGCCGGTTGAAAAGATGATTCAGATTCGCGAGTTGCAGATTCTGGCGATCCGCTGGCAAATCGACGACATCCATCTGGAACCCAACTACGCAGTCTTTGGATATCGCAATCCGAAGAAAATCAACAAGCTGGCACGCTTGAGTTCTGTGCCGGTCCGCGTTGTTGATGATCGCGAGGCCTGCCTGGTGCTGCCACCACGGCTGACAGACCCCGAAGAAATACTCGCGTTGCTCAAGACTGTCCTCGAATCCGAACTGCCGACCTTTGCGGATCAGTCTTACCACAGCGACTGA
- a CDS encoding sigma-54-dependent transcriptional regulator, with product MTNKPRILIVEDQPRERDALARLLRAEGYQPLTAKNCTEALAFVTDSVSLVISDLRLGQESGVNLLQAWKSRRPETPFVVVTAYGEVSSAVGAIKLGAEDYLQKPLNPEGLLLLIRRLVVREPEHSENRSGDSDSVPELAAIIGQSPPMKILSEQIQRVAVAEGLVLILGESGTGKELVAEAIHRLSRRANGPFVAVNMAAVPESLAEAELFGAVKGAFTGADSDRIGRFEAAHQGTLFIDEIGDFPLAAQVKLLRVLENLTISPVGTNEDRRVDVRVIAATSRNLQELIQQNQFREDLFYRLNVLTIELPPLRNRPGDVALLIDRFLQECRERHNRPGIELSGELREFLQNYEWPGNVRQLRNAIENMVVMGKQNPLSIEDLPAYLSGNPAAPKSELFVGESPLQSLERSAILSALDRFQGNRTRAAEALGISVRTLQRKLKAWQSNE from the coding sequence GTGACCAATAAACCTCGTATTTTGATCGTGGAAGATCAACCTCGCGAACGTGACGCGCTGGCACGACTGTTGCGCGCCGAGGGATATCAGCCGCTGACGGCAAAGAACTGCACCGAAGCGCTGGCCTTCGTGACAGACTCTGTGTCGCTCGTGATTTCCGATCTGCGACTCGGGCAGGAAAGCGGCGTCAATTTGCTGCAAGCCTGGAAGTCGCGTCGGCCGGAAACGCCCTTTGTCGTCGTGACGGCCTACGGTGAAGTCAGTTCGGCCGTCGGTGCGATTAAGCTTGGTGCCGAGGATTACCTGCAGAAACCGTTGAACCCGGAAGGCCTGCTGCTGCTGATCCGCCGTTTGGTTGTCCGCGAACCAGAGCATTCAGAGAATCGAAGTGGCGATTCCGATTCCGTACCGGAACTGGCAGCCATCATTGGACAATCGCCGCCCATGAAGATCTTGAGCGAACAAATTCAGCGCGTGGCCGTCGCAGAAGGGTTGGTTCTGATCCTGGGGGAATCGGGAACGGGGAAGGAACTGGTGGCAGAGGCGATTCACCGCTTAAGCCGTCGAGCGAACGGTCCATTCGTCGCCGTGAACATGGCTGCTGTTCCGGAAAGCCTTGCTGAGGCAGAACTGTTTGGAGCGGTGAAAGGAGCGTTCACGGGCGCAGACTCGGACCGAATTGGCCGGTTTGAAGCCGCGCATCAGGGAACGCTATTCATCGACGAAATCGGTGATTTTCCGTTGGCGGCGCAGGTGAAGCTGTTGCGAGTGCTCGAGAACCTGACGATCAGTCCCGTGGGAACTAATGAAGATCGCCGTGTCGACGTGCGTGTGATCGCCGCAACCAGCCGAAACTTGCAGGAGTTGATCCAGCAGAATCAGTTTCGCGAAGACTTGTTCTATCGATTGAATGTATTGACGATCGAATTGCCACCCCTTCGCAACCGCCCCGGCGATGTCGCACTCTTGATCGACCGGTTCTTACAGGAATGTCGTGAACGTCACAATCGACCAGGGATTGAGTTGTCGGGTGAGCTGCGCGAGTTCCTGCAGAATTACGAGTGGCCCGGCAATGTTCGTCAGTTGCGAAATGCCATCGAAAACATGGTCGTGATGGGCAAGCAAAATCCGCTGTCGATTGAGGATCTTCCCGCCTATCTGAGCGGGAATCCGGCGGCGCCAAAATCAGAATTGTTCGTGGGAGAAAGTCCTCTTCAAAGTCTCGAACGGTCGGCCATACTTTCGGCACTCGATCGATTTCAAGGGAATCGGACACGTGCCGCGGAAGCGCTGGGAATTTCGGTTCGCACCTTGCAGCGAAAACTGAAAGCGTGGCAATCGAACGAGTGA
- a CDS encoding sensor histidine kinase — MISELVRKQFHPRAPALCISIALVLVLLLGGWGAYQEREYARESVLRSEITRIRSHAERTANWIERRLSQSIDRQELAIVAQSNVLREHWEKFVPPPDSVHGAVVDSAGKILSHSDPEREGGMLCADWNAQPVLDAGDDVYSTNCRALTGGLWTLDIPIPIRIDGVTIGAYHAGANQCWIDQQISQALRHSDLGWTIVIGGITAVVLLSSLALYQMTRRSFLLEDALKQSDARRLKELSSLIVGLAHEVRNPLNSVRLNLFMADRVFRGDAGLDHDEMITMLSESVREIERVDSLMTLLLGFARVDDAESVVVDVAEEVDRLVQFLAPTLSARGVSLTVNLSEDSGFLIRAGRGQVRQVLLNLLTNARDAVPAKDGQIQIELAHSADCVEVTVTDNGEGIRPEFRERLFSPFFSTKDEGTGLGLALVRSLVERTGGDVECVVADAGCCQFRVKWPAWHDDHHRKRTA, encoded by the coding sequence ATGATTTCCGAACTTGTTCGAAAACAATTTCATCCTCGGGCCCCTGCACTGTGCATCTCGATTGCCTTGGTCCTGGTCTTGTTGCTGGGGGGGTGGGGGGCGTATCAGGAACGTGAATATGCACGAGAATCGGTGCTGCGCAGTGAGATCACACGCATTCGATCACACGCGGAACGAACTGCAAACTGGATTGAACGCCGATTAAGTCAATCGATCGATCGTCAGGAATTGGCGATTGTGGCGCAATCAAACGTGCTCAGAGAGCACTGGGAGAAATTTGTACCCCCTCCCGACAGCGTTCATGGTGCGGTTGTGGACAGCGCTGGAAAAATTCTTTCCCACAGTGATCCCGAGCGCGAGGGGGGAATGCTTTGTGCCGACTGGAACGCGCAACCCGTTCTTGATGCGGGAGACGACGTCTATTCCACGAATTGTCGTGCGTTGACGGGCGGGCTGTGGACGCTGGACATTCCCATTCCTATTCGGATCGACGGGGTCACGATCGGCGCCTATCACGCGGGCGCGAATCAATGCTGGATCGATCAGCAGATCTCACAGGCATTGCGGCACAGTGATCTTGGTTGGACAATTGTGATCGGGGGAATTACTGCCGTGGTTCTCTTATCAAGTCTTGCGCTCTATCAGATGACACGTCGTTCGTTCTTGTTGGAAGATGCCTTAAAGCAATCCGATGCACGTCGCTTGAAAGAGCTCAGTTCCCTGATTGTCGGCCTCGCTCATGAGGTCCGCAATCCACTGAATTCCGTACGTCTCAATCTCTTCATGGCCGACCGCGTGTTTCGTGGGGATGCCGGATTGGATCATGACGAAATGATCACGATGCTCAGTGAATCGGTTCGCGAGATTGAACGCGTTGACAGCCTGATGACATTGTTGTTGGGGTTCGCCCGTGTCGACGATGCCGAGAGTGTCGTCGTCGATGTTGCCGAGGAAGTCGATCGTCTGGTCCAATTTCTCGCTCCAACCTTGAGTGCGCGGGGAGTTTCGCTGACGGTGAATTTGTCAGAGGATTCAGGTTTTTTGATTCGCGCGGGCCGAGGGCAGGTGCGACAGGTGCTATTGAATCTGCTGACGAATGCACGGGATGCCGTTCCTGCGAAAGATGGGCAGATTCAGATTGAGCTGGCGCACAGCGCCGATTGTGTCGAAGTCACCGTAACCGACAATGGTGAAGGCATTCGCCCGGAATTTCGTGAGCGATTGTTTTCCCCTTTTTTTTCGACCAAGGACGAAGGGACAGGACTCGGGCTGGCCTTGGTTCGAAGCCTTGTCGAGCGAACTGGTGGAGACGTCGAGTGCGTTGTCGCCGACGCCGGATGCTGCCAGTTTCGCGTCAAATGGCCCGCTTGGCATGACGACCATCATCGGAAGAGGACCGCGTGA
- a CDS encoding glycosyltransferase has protein sequence MVSQRLLMISTHGYVSASPKLGMPDTGGQVVYVLELSKALAARGFEVDILTRGFEDQPLYEPVAEGVRIRRVRYGGDEFRPKELLARFVPELARSYLRDIDLVQRDYDLINSHYWDAGIAGVWLARHLRIPHIHTPHSLGLLKQQNRGWGQAGASSADHLEERIRSERVVYHHADLVITTAAEQSRCLNESDEYNVNDEKIVQIPPGFDHTLFHPQHEEDRQALKQKLGWFTPTVFAAGRIARSKGYDLLLRAFPAVVQRIPDAKLVLAIGSADPTSEEQVLLNELADLAAQLGIADSTTITPSVNQQELADWYRAADVFVLCSRNEPFGMTAIEAMASGIPTVVSTHGGLWEELTWGQDCIYCDPLDSDALAQAIYSPLAQPRIRQQLASGGASTALSRYTWNEVARQILNCCTDQRWLRSPASFDLVMNEY, from the coding sequence ATGGTTTCACAACGTTTATTAATGATCTCGACTCACGGATATGTCTCTGCCTCTCCGAAACTGGGTATGCCCGATACGGGAGGGCAAGTCGTCTATGTGCTGGAGCTTTCCAAGGCATTGGCGGCACGCGGCTTCGAAGTCGATATCCTGACTCGGGGATTTGAAGATCAGCCGCTATACGAGCCTGTCGCGGAGGGGGTGCGCATCCGGCGAGTTAGGTATGGTGGCGACGAGTTTCGCCCCAAAGAACTGCTGGCTCGGTTTGTGCCAGAACTCGCGAGATCTTATCTGCGCGATATTGATCTCGTGCAGCGCGACTATGATTTGATTAACAGTCATTACTGGGACGCAGGAATTGCCGGCGTCTGGCTCGCCCGGCACCTTCGCATTCCGCATATCCATACACCACACTCGCTCGGGCTGTTGAAACAACAGAATCGAGGCTGGGGTCAGGCGGGGGCCTCATCCGCCGACCATCTCGAAGAACGCATTCGCAGTGAACGAGTGGTCTATCATCATGCCGATCTTGTCATCACGACGGCCGCCGAACAATCTCGATGCCTGAACGAATCGGATGAATACAACGTCAACGATGAAAAGATCGTGCAGATTCCGCCGGGATTCGACCACACGTTATTTCATCCGCAGCACGAAGAGGATCGGCAGGCCCTGAAACAGAAACTGGGCTGGTTCACACCCACCGTATTTGCCGCCGGACGAATCGCACGCAGCAAAGGATACGACCTTCTGCTTCGAGCTTTTCCCGCCGTCGTACAGCGAATTCCCGATGCCAAACTGGTCTTGGCGATCGGAAGCGCCGATCCCACAAGCGAAGAACAAGTGCTGCTCAACGAATTGGCTGACTTGGCCGCGCAACTTGGAATCGCTGACAGCACAACAATTACCCCCAGTGTCAATCAGCAGGAGCTGGCTGACTGGTATCGCGCGGCGGATGTCTTCGTCCTCTGCAGCCGGAACGAACCGTTTGGAATGACGGCGATCGAAGCGATGGCCAGCGGAATTCCAACTGTCGTCAGTACTCATGGTGGACTCTGGGAAGAACTGACGTGGGGTCAAGACTGCATTTATTGTGATCCGCTCGACAGCGACGCGTTAGCCCAGGCAATCTACTCGCCGTTGGCACAGCCACGAATTCGTCAGCAGTTGGCTTCGGGAGGCGCCTCGACCGCACTTTCGCGCTATACCTGGAACGAAGTTGCCCGACAAATCCTCAACTGCTGCACCGACCAGCGCTGGCTGCGATCGCCTGCGAGCTTTGATCTCGTCATGAACGAATACTGA
- a CDS encoding HAD-IIB family hydrolase, with translation MRPLATTERPPWMVVSDLDGTILGNADATDRFRQWWYATNIPMYLVYSSGRHYASVGASIREFDLPTPDAVIADVGTDMRAFPSGIPFTEWSSRWWSNWQLDDICAVLDTQPELKPQPLECQSAFKRSYFVQNPPTDWLAKIRHRLRARRLSADLIYSSDRDLDVLPTGANKGSAAEFLAQRWGIPRSRVLVAGDSGNDVSMFVQGFRGIVVGNAQLDLDHLTGPNIYRSIRRFADGVIDGLEFWLERGPAGANAFQKPSHLQRDVASRDVSTEVH, from the coding sequence ATGCGACCCCTAGCCACAACTGAGCGACCGCCATGGATGGTAGTCAGCGACTTGGACGGCACGATCCTCGGAAACGCGGATGCCACCGATCGATTTCGGCAATGGTGGTATGCCACCAATATCCCCATGTATCTGGTCTATTCATCGGGTCGTCACTATGCGTCCGTCGGGGCGTCGATCCGAGAGTTTGACTTGCCAACCCCTGATGCCGTCATTGCCGATGTCGGGACCGACATGCGTGCGTTTCCATCTGGAATTCCCTTCACGGAATGGTCCAGTCGCTGGTGGTCAAACTGGCAGCTCGACGACATCTGCGCCGTGCTGGACACGCAACCTGAACTCAAACCTCAACCCCTTGAATGCCAGTCGGCGTTCAAGCGCAGTTACTTTGTCCAGAACCCGCCAACCGATTGGTTGGCAAAGATACGCCATCGACTTCGTGCACGACGATTGTCCGCAGATCTGATCTATAGCTCCGATCGCGACCTCGATGTCTTACCCACCGGGGCTAATAAAGGATCGGCGGCTGAATTTCTGGCCCAACGCTGGGGTATCCCCCGCTCGCGAGTCCTCGTCGCGGGAGACTCTGGCAACGATGTGTCGATGTTCGTGCAAGGATTTCGTGGAATTGTCGTCGGAAATGCCCAACTGGACCTGGATCATCTCACCGGGCCGAATATTTATCGATCAATCCGACGATTTGCAGACGGGGTCATTGACGGCTTGGAGTTCTGGCTCGAACGCGGCCCGGCCGGCGCCAACGCCTTCCAGAAACCATCTCATCTCCAACGCGACGTCGCTTCACGTGACGTCTCTACAGAGGTTCATTGA
- a CDS encoding efflux RND transporter periplasmic adaptor subunit, with translation MSADAVSSSKERTNRFTEFVSTTIANAKYFGILLGLLAIGAAGHQTHWSFGLTKHDEKAQHDAVTAEAGVDSTPQTDGWEVQFPSETSMQRSGVKTAVIEQRTMLERVKTTGVITYDERMSASLSARVSGSVWRVVKQVGDPVRRGDVLVIIDAAEVGRAKAEFLSDLVAVESKEELLLTLESITGAVSGRQVREARVALREARIRLENTEQALVNLGLSVRMEAFEKLSDNERSAKLHFLGLPESITKELDSSQTTSNLLALTASFDGVVIRQGAALGEMVQAGQPFLELADLRKMWLKLDVAKEDASKLAPGQRVRFTPDGLDRELDSSVTWISTEMNEQTRTLQVRAEVDNPVISTNPATGHEVRLLRANTFGIGMITLGEANAAFVIPTTALLHADSQPMIFIKTGELTFERMNVKMGVREKRYIEVQSPDLKPGLEVVVEGCHVLKSEWMLNHVASAAP, from the coding sequence ATGTCGGCTGACGCCGTTTCTTCGTCGAAAGAGCGTACAAATCGCTTCACAGAGTTTGTGTCGACGACGATCGCGAATGCGAAATATTTTGGCATCCTGCTCGGTCTTTTGGCGATCGGGGCCGCAGGTCATCAGACCCACTGGAGCTTCGGATTAACGAAGCATGACGAGAAAGCCCAACATGACGCGGTGACCGCCGAGGCGGGCGTCGACAGTACGCCTCAAACCGATGGCTGGGAAGTTCAGTTCCCCTCCGAGACCTCGATGCAGCGTTCCGGCGTAAAAACCGCCGTCATCGAACAAAGAACGATGCTTGAACGGGTGAAGACGACGGGCGTCATCACTTATGACGAACGTATGAGTGCCAGTCTATCCGCACGTGTGTCGGGTTCAGTCTGGCGCGTGGTAAAGCAGGTCGGTGATCCCGTCCGTCGCGGAGACGTACTGGTCATCATCGACGCCGCGGAGGTGGGCCGCGCGAAGGCAGAATTCTTAAGTGATCTTGTCGCGGTCGAATCAAAAGAAGAACTGCTGCTGACACTCGAGTCCATCACCGGTGCGGTATCGGGACGGCAAGTGCGTGAAGCCCGCGTCGCCTTGCGAGAAGCACGAATTCGACTCGAGAATACCGAGCAAGCACTGGTCAACCTGGGACTAAGCGTCCGCATGGAAGCGTTTGAAAAACTGAGCGACAACGAACGATCCGCGAAACTCCATTTTCTGGGACTTCCCGAATCGATCACAAAGGAACTGGATTCCTCGCAAACAACCTCCAATTTGCTGGCCCTCACCGCATCATTCGATGGTGTCGTGATTCGCCAGGGGGCCGCTTTGGGTGAAATGGTTCAAGCGGGACAACCCTTCCTGGAACTTGCCGACCTTCGGAAAATGTGGCTGAAGCTGGACGTTGCGAAGGAAGATGCTTCAAAACTGGCCCCAGGTCAACGTGTTCGATTTACCCCCGATGGTCTCGATCGAGAACTTGATAGCTCGGTCACATGGATCAGCACCGAGATGAATGAACAGACACGGACACTGCAAGTGCGGGCCGAAGTCGACAATCCGGTGATCTCAACGAACCCGGCTACAGGGCACGAAGTCCGGTTGTTGCGCGCAAACACGTTCGGAATTGGAATGATCACGCTGGGCGAAGCGAATGCCGCGTTCGTAATCCCAACCACCGCGTTATTGCATGCCGACAGTCAACCCATGATCTTCATCAAGACGGGTGAACTGACGTTCGAAAGAATGAACGTCAAGATGGGCGTGCGCGAGAAACGCTACATTGAAGTCCAATCCCCGGATCTGAAACCAGGACTAGAAGTTGTGGTGGAAGGGTGCCACGTTTTGAAGTCGGAATGGATGCTGAACCACGTGGCCTCTGCGGCACCGTGA